One segment of Sphingomonas telluris DNA contains the following:
- a CDS encoding (2Fe-2S)-binding protein: MIVCVCNRITESEVRKAARAGSTTPEAAYACHGCEVQCGCCLDYAQEVIDEEHAKAPHLRLVSCKAA; this comes from the coding sequence ATGATCGTCTGCGTCTGCAATCGAATCACCGAGAGCGAAGTCCGCAAGGCCGCGCGCGCGGGCTCTACGACGCCTGAGGCTGCCTACGCCTGCCACGGCTGCGAAGTGCAGTGCGGATGCTGCCTCGACTATGCGCAGGAAGTGATCGACGAGGAGCACGCCAAGGCGCCACACCTCCGCCTGGTGAGCTGCAAGGCCGCCTGA
- the bfr gene encoding bacterioferritin: protein MKGDAKVIELLNEALKEELTAINQYWLHYRMLDNWGVKRLAEYERHESIDEMKHADSLAERILFLDGLPNFQALGRLRIGENVEEILKADMEAEQQGAKLYRDVIQHAESVRDYVTRDLARSILEDEEKHIDFIETQFEMIARMGLENYIQLQSKPAED from the coding sequence ATGAAGGGCGACGCCAAGGTCATCGAGCTTCTCAACGAGGCGCTCAAGGAAGAGCTGACGGCGATCAACCAATATTGGTTGCACTATCGCATGCTCGACAATTGGGGCGTGAAGCGGCTCGCCGAATATGAGCGTCACGAATCCATCGACGAGATGAAGCATGCCGACAGCCTCGCCGAGCGAATCCTTTTCCTCGACGGCCTGCCCAACTTCCAGGCGCTCGGCCGGCTCCGCATCGGCGAGAATGTCGAGGAGATCCTGAAGGCCGACATGGAAGCCGAGCAGCAGGGCGCCAAACTGTACCGCGACGTGATCCAACACGCCGAAAGCGTCCGCGACTACGTCACCCGCGACCTAGCGCGCAGCATCCTCGAGGACGAGGAGAAGCACATCGACTTCATCGAGACGCAGTTCGAGATGATCGCGCGCATGGGCCTCGAGAACTACATCCAGCTCCAGTCCAAGCCGGCCGAGGACTAG
- a CDS encoding DUF418 domain-containing protein has product MTTETIARSDRRIVTLDVIRGVAVMGILSVNIVDFSMMQAAYLNPAAFGWPDPASLAVWIANMLFVDGKFRTLFSVLFGASMLLIIDRAERRGESGWTVHWRRMAVLLVIGAAHAILLWRGDILTLYAITGLIAFPFRKLATEKLVAAGLSFSLFNLILFAAIGVTLLRQDVQAHAANADPLDRLNWELNLSSFYPPADDVAEDRAVYGGPWTGIVKHQAGEATDVLTNDLLLLPDTLGLMLLGMAGLRSGFLTGAWDDRDYWRIVRLGIPIGLAGFGALVIVDIASRFYMPTLLTGFESLMVPFRLAMASGYAALLILLSRNMGWIVQRFAAVGRAAFSNYLGTSFVCTFIFYGWGLGWYGKLTRAEAWLVVPFVWLLMLLWSKPWLDRFRYGPFEWLWRSLARLEFQPMRKSGREAAA; this is encoded by the coding sequence ATGACGACCGAGACAATCGCCCGCAGCGATCGCCGCATCGTCACACTCGACGTGATCCGCGGCGTCGCCGTCATGGGCATCCTGTCCGTCAACATCGTCGACTTCTCGATGATGCAGGCCGCCTATCTGAACCCCGCGGCCTTCGGGTGGCCCGACCCCGCGAGCCTCGCCGTCTGGATCGCGAACATGCTCTTCGTGGACGGCAAGTTCAGGACGTTGTTCTCCGTGCTCTTCGGCGCCTCGATGCTTTTGATCATCGACCGTGCCGAACGGAGGGGCGAGAGTGGCTGGACGGTCCACTGGCGGCGCATGGCGGTGCTTCTCGTCATCGGCGCCGCGCATGCCATTCTGCTGTGGCGCGGTGACATTCTGACGCTCTATGCGATCACGGGCCTGATCGCCTTTCCGTTTCGAAAGCTTGCGACGGAGAAGCTGGTCGCTGCGGGCCTGAGCTTCTCACTCTTCAACCTGATCCTGTTCGCGGCGATCGGCGTTACGCTCCTGCGGCAGGACGTCCAGGCGCATGCGGCAAATGCCGACCCGCTTGACCGGCTCAACTGGGAGCTGAACCTTTCATCCTTCTACCCGCCCGCGGACGACGTGGCCGAGGACCGTGCAGTCTACGGCGGGCCCTGGACCGGCATCGTCAAGCATCAGGCCGGTGAGGCCACTGACGTTCTCACCAACGATCTGCTGCTTCTGCCCGATACGCTCGGACTGATGCTGCTTGGAATGGCCGGGCTCAGGTCCGGCTTCCTGACCGGCGCCTGGGACGATCGCGACTATTGGCGGATCGTCAGGCTGGGAATTCCCATAGGCCTGGCCGGCTTCGGCGCGCTTGTGATCGTGGACATCGCCAGCAGGTTCTACATGCCCACCCTGCTCACGGGCTTTGAATCGCTGATGGTTCCTTTTCGGCTGGCGATGGCCTCCGGATATGCCGCGCTGCTGATCCTGCTGAGCCGGAACATGGGCTGGATCGTGCAGCGCTTCGCGGCGGTCGGCCGAGCAGCCTTCAGCAATTATCTCGGCACCAGCTTCGTCTGCACCTTCATCTTCTACGGCTGGGGACTCGGTTGGTACGGCAAGTTGACCCGCGCCGAGGCGTGGCTCGTCGTCCCGTTCGTCTGGTTGCTGATGCTGCTGTGGTCGAAGCCGTGGCTCGACCGCTTCCGCTACGGTCCCTTCGAATGGCTGTGGCGCAGCCTTGCGCGGCTGGAGTTTCAGCCGATGCGGAAGAGCGGAAGGGAAGCTGCGGCCTAG
- a CDS encoding Hpt domain-containing protein: MSDDDSKIVDWVHFERSRSELGAGFIRILSYFREDGAKSVSQIEEAMHDQNTAALVIPAHTIKGEARQFGAEPLAEIAELIESTARLCVETRRFPDELVPEVVELRRLFDRTVDLFDRATNPLLTRNPQGAFGRKVSNQNFGRI, encoded by the coding sequence ATGAGCGACGACGACTCCAAAATCGTCGATTGGGTACATTTCGAGAGAAGCCGTTCCGAACTGGGGGCGGGCTTCATCCGAATCCTGAGCTATTTCCGCGAAGACGGAGCCAAGTCGGTCTCACAGATCGAAGAGGCGATGCACGACCAGAACACGGCCGCGCTCGTCATTCCCGCGCACACGATCAAGGGTGAGGCCCGCCAGTTCGGCGCGGAGCCGCTCGCTGAGATCGCAGAGCTGATCGAAAGCACCGCGCGCCTGTGCGTCGAAACCCGTCGCTTTCCCGACGAGCTCGTTCCCGAAGTGGTGGAGCTTCGCCGTCTGTTCGATCGCACCGTCGACCTGTTCGACCGCGCGACCAATCCCCTCCTGACGCGCAACCCGCAGGGCGCATTCGGGCGAAAGGTTTCGAACCAGAACTTCGGCCGGATCTAG
- the der gene encoding ribosome biogenesis GTPase Der: MPRLPTVAIVGRPNVGKSTLFNRLVGKRLALVDDRPGVTRDRREGDAKLLGLEFRVMDTAGYEDEDPHTLPGRMRQQTEAAVRAADVALFLIDGREGLTPLDEEIARWLRAGQTPVIVAANKAEGNAGESGRLEAFALGLGEPIAISAEHGEGIVDLFESLRPFVEREEDEFEEEEDEEDPGRPLKLAIVGRPNAGKSTLVNRMLGEERMITGPEAGITRDSITLDWEWNGRPVRLVDTAGLRKRAKIEDKLEKLSGADARRSIEHAEVVVLLLDATRGLEAQDLRIADHVIEEGRALIIALNKWDVAEHASSLFNGVKRALEEGLSQLRGVPVLAISAKTGKAVDDVLKVAFDLRESWSRRISTGELNRWFEHAVDANPPPAPSGRRIKLRYITQVKTRPPTFVVFGTRVDQLPDSYRRYLLNSMRRDLKIEPVPLRLSFRAPKNPFDDRR, encoded by the coding sequence ATGCCCCGTCTCCCCACCGTAGCGATCGTCGGACGTCCCAATGTGGGGAAGTCGACGCTCTTCAACCGCCTCGTCGGCAAGAGACTGGCGCTGGTGGACGATCGCCCCGGCGTCACCCGCGACCGCCGCGAGGGCGACGCGAAGCTGCTGGGGCTGGAGTTCCGCGTGATGGATACCGCGGGTTACGAGGACGAGGATCCGCATACGCTTCCCGGCCGGATGCGCCAGCAGACCGAAGCGGCCGTGCGCGCTGCTGACGTGGCCCTGTTCCTGATCGACGGTCGAGAGGGCCTGACGCCGCTCGACGAGGAGATCGCGCGCTGGCTTCGTGCGGGCCAGACGCCCGTCATCGTCGCCGCCAACAAGGCCGAAGGGAATGCCGGCGAGAGCGGCCGTCTCGAAGCCTTCGCTCTCGGCCTGGGCGAGCCGATCGCTATCAGCGCGGAGCACGGCGAGGGGATCGTCGACCTCTTCGAGAGCCTTCGCCCCTTCGTCGAGCGCGAGGAGGACGAGTTCGAGGAGGAAGAGGACGAAGAGGATCCCGGCCGGCCGCTGAAGCTCGCGATCGTCGGCCGCCCGAATGCGGGTAAGTCCACGCTTGTGAACCGGATGCTCGGAGAAGAGCGCATGATCACCGGTCCTGAGGCGGGCATCACGCGCGATTCCATCACCCTCGACTGGGAGTGGAACGGACGTCCGGTTCGTCTCGTCGACACCGCCGGCCTCAGAAAACGCGCCAAGATCGAGGACAAGCTTGAAAAGCTGTCAGGGGCGGACGCCCGCCGGTCGATCGAGCACGCCGAAGTGGTTGTGCTCCTCCTGGACGCAACGCGCGGGCTAGAGGCCCAGGACCTGCGCATTGCAGACCACGTGATCGAAGAGGGCAGGGCTCTCATCATCGCGCTCAACAAGTGGGACGTTGCCGAGCACGCCTCCTCGCTGTTCAACGGCGTGAAGAGGGCGCTGGAGGAGGGCCTCTCGCAGCTGAGGGGCGTGCCCGTGCTCGCCATCTCCGCGAAGACGGGCAAGGCGGTCGACGACGTTCTCAAGGTCGCCTTCGATCTGCGGGAGTCCTGGTCGCGTCGCATTTCGACGGGAGAACTCAACCGCTGGTTCGAGCATGCGGTCGATGCCAACCCGCCGCCCGCGCCGTCCGGCCGGCGCATCAAGCTGCGCTACATCACGCAGGTGAAGACCCGGCCGCCCACGTTCGTGGTGTTCGGTACGCGCGTCGATCAACTGCCCGACAGCTACCGCCGCTACTTGCTGAACTCGATGAGGCGGGACCTGAAGATCGAGCCGGTGCCGCTGCGGCTGTCCTTCCGCGCGCCGAAAAATCCATTCGACGATCGACGCTAA
- a CDS encoding Ku protein: MPSRPAWRGQIRLALVSIPVEIYPATKSGAQIQFHQVHEPTGKRIKYEKVVPGVGPVDPDEIVKGYEVSKGHYVLLDPEEIEAVKLESRKTLDLVQFVDEDEIEPMYFEKPYYVVPADDLAEEAYVVLRDALKDAKKIGVGQMAMRGQEYVVAIKPSGRGMLMETLRYADEVHKSSGFFRDIGDTKPDPDLLDMASMLIERKAGEFDPSEFHNRYVDALKNLIAEKQKSKGEKVIQDPDADKGPPKGSNVIDLMAALKKSLGDEKKALPKKATAKKAPAKKATKEPARKRA, encoded by the coding sequence ATGCCGTCGCGTCCAGCATGGAGAGGGCAGATCCGCCTGGCCTTGGTTTCGATCCCGGTCGAGATCTATCCGGCCACGAAGAGCGGTGCCCAGATCCAGTTCCACCAAGTCCACGAGCCGACCGGCAAGCGGATCAAATATGAAAAGGTGGTTCCCGGTGTCGGACCGGTCGATCCGGACGAGATCGTGAAGGGGTACGAGGTCTCGAAGGGCCATTACGTCCTGCTCGATCCCGAAGAGATCGAGGCGGTGAAGCTCGAGAGCCGCAAGACTCTCGACCTCGTCCAATTCGTGGATGAGGACGAGATCGAACCTATGTACTTCGAGAAGCCCTATTACGTGGTCCCGGCCGATGATCTGGCCGAGGAAGCCTATGTCGTTCTTCGCGACGCGCTGAAGGACGCGAAGAAGATCGGCGTCGGCCAGATGGCGATGCGCGGGCAGGAATATGTCGTTGCGATCAAGCCTTCGGGCCGCGGCATGCTGATGGAGACGCTCCGCTACGCCGACGAAGTGCACAAGTCGTCGGGCTTCTTCCGCGACATCGGTGACACCAAGCCGGACCCGGACCTCCTCGACATGGCGAGCATGCTGATCGAGCGGAAGGCGGGCGAGTTCGACCCGTCCGAGTTCCACAATCGCTACGTCGACGCGCTGAAGAACCTCATTGCCGAGAAGCAGAAGAGCAAGGGCGAGAAGGTCATCCAGGACCCAGATGCCGACAAGGGTCCGCCGAAGGGCTCCAACGTCATCGACCTTATGGCTGCGCTCAAGAAGAGCCTCGGCGACGAGAAGAAGGCATTGCCCAAGAAGGCAACCGCCAAGAAGGCGCCTGCCAAGAAGGCGACCAAAGAACCGGCCCGTAAGCGAGCATAG
- the ligD gene encoding DNA ligase D: MAKRAGLDIETYNQKRDFTKTKEPKGRRLKGSGDSFVVQKHDASHLHWDFRLELDGVLKSWAVPKGPSVDPGENRLAMRTEDHPLDYGSFEGTIPAGEYGGGTVMLWDHGRWIPHPDKDPRKTIEEGHLHFTLEGERMKGEWVMFRLKPRPGDRRETWMLKKVTDEFANPEDGDELVDEAVTSVTTGRTMAEIASGTDVWRSNRGGQKGGRAKKKSSEAPPPFRNPQLATLVDEVPAGSNWLFEYKYDGYRLLMATGSGAATAWTRNGKDWSDKFRALVKAAANLPAGCLIDGEAVALNDDGKPDFQLLQSTLKDSRGKNLAFYAFDLLVDRGEDITRLPNIERKDRLKSLLAGIPAPILFGDHVLGRGDELFREICKAGGEGVIAKLANAPYRGDRSRNWLKIKCIQRQEFVIIGWSESDKRRGFRSLLLATRDGRKLSYAGKVGTGFNAALIEDLMERMEPLATGKAAVEVPRPDRKGAHWIEPKLVAEINFTEFTSDGVLRHPSFIALREDKPAAQVVREVPKHLEETSMKSKAKPPSRGKAKLKSAEDFGIEISSPERIIYPELGLTKKDLADYYATIEPLIMLDAADRPMTLIRCPGGRTGECFFQKHDKGTFGPDVKQVPIEEKDGHFEDYLYFDDIRGLLACVQMGTMEFHGWGSKVDNVEYPDRLVFDLDPDEGLDFGKVKDAAVRVRDLVGEMGLESFPLLTGGKGIHVVVPLDATADWTEVKSFADRFSRAVSESEPERFTANIRKVQRKGRIFLDWLRNQRGATAVMPYSARAREGAPVAAPIAWDELKDFDSGHAFSILDAGELLRRAKLKKLAGWGKATQSLPDA; this comes from the coding sequence ATGGCGAAGCGCGCGGGCCTCGACATCGAGACCTACAACCAAAAGCGCGACTTCACGAAGACCAAGGAGCCCAAAGGCCGCAGGCTCAAGGGCTCCGGGGACAGCTTCGTCGTCCAGAAGCATGACGCGTCGCACCTACATTGGGACTTCCGGCTGGAACTGGACGGCGTCCTCAAAAGCTGGGCGGTGCCGAAGGGCCCCAGCGTCGATCCCGGCGAGAACCGCCTCGCCATGCGGACCGAGGATCATCCGCTCGACTACGGCAGCTTCGAGGGGACGATCCCGGCGGGCGAATATGGCGGTGGGACAGTGATGCTGTGGGATCACGGACGCTGGATTCCCCACCCAGACAAGGACCCGCGCAAGACGATCGAGGAAGGCCATCTGCACTTCACGCTCGAGGGAGAGCGGATGAAAGGCGAATGGGTGATGTTCCGCCTGAAGCCCCGTCCGGGCGACCGGCGCGAGACGTGGATGCTCAAGAAAGTCACCGACGAGTTCGCCAATCCCGAAGATGGCGACGAACTGGTCGACGAAGCGGTCACCAGCGTCACGACCGGGCGAACCATGGCTGAGATCGCGTCGGGCACCGACGTCTGGCGCTCCAATCGCGGCGGGCAAAAGGGCGGACGGGCGAAGAAGAAGTCGAGTGAGGCTCCTCCGCCCTTCCGCAATCCTCAGCTCGCGACGCTCGTCGACGAAGTGCCCGCCGGATCGAACTGGCTCTTCGAATACAAGTACGACGGTTACCGGCTGCTGATGGCGACCGGCAGCGGCGCAGCCACGGCCTGGACGCGCAACGGCAAGGACTGGAGCGACAAGTTTCGGGCACTTGTGAAAGCGGCGGCAAACTTGCCCGCGGGTTGCCTTATCGATGGTGAGGCCGTCGCGCTCAACGATGACGGCAAGCCGGACTTCCAGCTGCTGCAGTCCACTCTGAAGGACAGCCGCGGCAAGAACCTCGCCTTCTATGCCTTCGACCTGCTGGTCGACCGTGGCGAGGACATCACCCGCCTCCCAAACATCGAGCGGAAGGATCGGTTGAAGTCGCTGCTTGCTGGTATTCCGGCGCCGATCCTCTTCGGGGACCATGTCCTCGGGCGCGGCGATGAACTCTTCCGCGAGATCTGCAAGGCCGGCGGCGAGGGCGTGATCGCCAAGCTTGCGAACGCGCCGTATCGCGGCGACCGGTCGCGCAACTGGCTGAAGATCAAATGCATCCAGCGGCAGGAGTTCGTGATCATCGGCTGGTCGGAGAGCGACAAACGGCGCGGCTTCCGCTCGCTGCTGCTCGCCACGCGCGACGGCCGCAAGCTGAGCTACGCGGGTAAGGTCGGCACGGGCTTCAATGCAGCGCTGATTGAGGACCTGATGGAGCGGATGGAGCCGCTCGCGACCGGCAAGGCGGCCGTCGAAGTGCCCCGGCCCGATCGCAAGGGCGCGCACTGGATCGAGCCCAAGCTCGTGGCCGAAATCAATTTCACGGAGTTTACCTCGGATGGCGTTCTCCGGCACCCGAGCTTCATCGCCCTTCGCGAGGACAAGCCGGCTGCGCAGGTGGTGCGCGAAGTGCCGAAGCATCTCGAGGAAACGAGCATGAAGTCGAAGGCCAAGCCGCCGTCACGAGGTAAGGCTAAGCTCAAGAGCGCCGAGGATTTCGGGATCGAAATCTCAAGCCCCGAGCGCATCATCTACCCCGAGCTCGGCCTCACCAAGAAGGACCTCGCCGACTATTACGCGACCATCGAGCCGCTGATCATGCTCGATGCCGCCGATCGTCCGATGACCCTGATCCGTTGCCCCGGCGGGCGCACCGGGGAATGCTTCTTCCAAAAGCACGACAAGGGCACGTTCGGCCCGGACGTAAAGCAGGTTCCGATCGAGGAGAAGGATGGCCACTTCGAGGACTATCTCTACTTCGACGACATCCGCGGCCTGCTCGCCTGCGTGCAGATGGGCACGATGGAATTCCACGGCTGGGGCAGCAAGGTCGACAATGTCGAGTATCCGGATCGCCTGGTGTTCGACCTCGACCCCGACGAGGGCCTGGACTTCGGCAAGGTGAAGGACGCGGCTGTCCGGGTCCGGGATCTCGTCGGAGAGATGGGGTTGGAGAGCTTCCCGCTACTGACCGGCGGCAAGGGCATCCACGTGGTCGTCCCGCTCGATGCGACCGCGGACTGGACGGAGGTGAAGAGCTTCGCCGACCGTTTCTCGCGCGCGGTGTCGGAGTCGGAGCCCGAGCGCTTCACCGCCAACATCCGCAAGGTGCAGCGCAAGGGCCGCATCTTCCTCGACTGGCTTCGCAACCAGCGCGGCGCGACGGCGGTCATGCCCTACTCGGCGCGTGCCCGCGAAGGCGCTCCGGTGGCGGCTCCGATCGCGTGGGACGAACTCAAGGACTTCGATAGCGGCCACGCCTTTTCCATTCTGGACGCCGGGGAACTGCTGCGGCGTGCGAAATTGAAGAAGCTTGCGGGCTGGGGAAAAGCGACGCAATCGCTACCGGATGCATAG